Proteins from one Mus caroli chromosome 3, CAROLI_EIJ_v1.1, whole genome shotgun sequence genomic window:
- the Trim55 gene encoding tripartite motif-containing protein 55 isoform X4 has product MSTSLNYKSFSKEQQTMDNLEKQLICPICLEMFTKPVVILPCQHNLCRKCASDIFQASNPYLPTRGGTTVASGGRFRCPSCRHEVVLDRHGVYGLQRNLLVENIIDIYKQESTRPEKKLDQPMCEEHEEERINIYCLNCEVPTCSLCKVFGAHKDCQVAPLTHVFQRQKSELSDGIAVLVGSNDRVQGVISQLEDTCKTIEECCRKQKQDLCEKFDHLYGILEERKTEMTQAITRTQEEKLEHVRTLIRKYSDHLENVSKLVESGIQFMDEPEMAVFLQNAKTLLQKIVEASKAFQMEKLEQGYEIMSNFTVNLNREEKIIREIDFSREEEDEEDAGEIDEEGEGEDAVEVEEAENVQIASSGEVETLEEAAEPSQLAAELQVAPEPLPSSSPEPLSSMPPAADVLLTQIGFEAPSPQAQSAALGSGGGADPEPARHVFSFSWLNSLNE; this is encoded by the exons ATGAGCACTTCTCTGAATTACAAGTCTTTCTCCAAAGAGCAGCAGACCATGGATAACTTGGAAAAGCAACTGATATGTCCCATCTGCCTAGAGATGTTCACGAAGCCTGTGGTCATTCTCCCTTGCCAGCACAACCTGTGCAGGAAGTGTGCCAGTGACATCTTCCAG GCCTCTAACCCGTACTTACCCACAAGAGGAGGTACCACCGTGGCATCGGGGGGCCGCTTCCGCTGTCCCTCCTGCAGACATGAGGTGGTGTTAGACAGACATGGGGTCTATGGATTGCAGAGGAACCTGCTCGTGGAAAACATTATTGATATCTACAAGCAGGAATCCACCAG GCCAGAAAAAAAATTGGACCAGCCCATGTGTGAAGAGCATGAAGAGGAACGCATCAACATCTACTGTCTGAACTGTGAAGTGCCCACCTGCTCCTTGTGCAAGGTTTTTGGCGCTCATAAGGACTGCCAGGTGGCTCCCCTGACCCATGTGTTCCAGAGGCAGAAG TCAGAGCTCAGTGATGGTATTGCTGTACTTGTGGGAAGCAACGATAGAGTCCAGGGTGTGATCAGCCAGCTGGAGGACACCTGTAAAACTATTGAG GAGTGCtgcagaaagcagaaacaggacCTGTGTGAGAAGTTTGATCACCTATACGGCATCCTGGAGGAGAGGAAGACTGAAATGACCCAAGCCATCACTCGAACACAGGAGGAGAAACTGGAACATGTCCGAACTCTTATCAGGAAGTATTCCGATCACCTGGAGAACGTATCCAAGTTGGTGGAGTCAGGAATCCAGTTCATGGATGAGCCTGAAATGGCAGTATTTCTGCAG AATGCCAAGACCCTGTTGCAAAA GATCGTGGAAGCATCAAAGGCATTTCAGATGGAGAAACTAGAACAAGGTTATGAGATCATGAGCAACTTCACTGTCAATCtcaatagagaagaaaaaattatCCGTGAAATTGACTTTTCTAGAG aagaggaagatgaagaagatgcgGGAGAAAtagatgaagaaggagaaggagaggatgcAGTAGAAGTAGAAGAGGCAGAAAATGTTCAAATAGCATCTTCAGGGGAAGTGGAGACTCTGGAGGAAGCTGCAGAGCCCTCTCAGCTGGCCGCAGAGCTCCAGGTCGCCCCAGAGCCACTACCTTCTTCCTCTCCAGAACCATTGTCATCCATGCCACCTGCTGCAGATGTCCTGCTGACACAG
- the Trim55 gene encoding tripartite motif-containing protein 55 isoform X1, with product MSTSLNYKSFSKEQQTMDNLEKQLICPICLEMFTKPVVILPCQHNLCRKCASDIFQASNPYLPTRGGTTVASGGRFRCPSCRHEVVLDRHGVYGLQRNLLVENIIDIYKQESTRPEKKLDQPMCEEHEEERINIYCLNCEVPTCSLCKVFGAHKDCQVAPLTHVFQRQKSELSDGIAVLVGSNDRVQGVISQLEDTCKTIEECCRKQKQDLCEKFDHLYGILEERKTEMTQAITRTQEEKLEHVRTLIRKYSDHLENVSKLVESGIQFMDEPEMAVFLQNAKTLLQKIVEASKAFQMEKLEQGYEIMSNFTVNLNREEKIIREIDFSREEEDEEDAGEIDEEGEGEDAVEVEEAENVQIASSGEVETLEEAAEPSQLAAELQVAPEPLPSSSPEPLSSMPPAADVLLTQGEVVPIGSQQTTQSETSGPSAAETADPLFYPSWYKGQSRKTSSNPPCTHGSEGLGQIGPLGTEDSSVQSAEVAEAATNEQAAVSGKESSSTAATSQIGFEAPSPQAQSAALGSGGGADPEPARHVFSFSWLNSLNE from the exons ATGAGCACTTCTCTGAATTACAAGTCTTTCTCCAAAGAGCAGCAGACCATGGATAACTTGGAAAAGCAACTGATATGTCCCATCTGCCTAGAGATGTTCACGAAGCCTGTGGTCATTCTCCCTTGCCAGCACAACCTGTGCAGGAAGTGTGCCAGTGACATCTTCCAG GCCTCTAACCCGTACTTACCCACAAGAGGAGGTACCACCGTGGCATCGGGGGGCCGCTTCCGCTGTCCCTCCTGCAGACATGAGGTGGTGTTAGACAGACATGGGGTCTATGGATTGCAGAGGAACCTGCTCGTGGAAAACATTATTGATATCTACAAGCAGGAATCCACCAG GCCAGAAAAAAAATTGGACCAGCCCATGTGTGAAGAGCATGAAGAGGAACGCATCAACATCTACTGTCTGAACTGTGAAGTGCCCACCTGCTCCTTGTGCAAGGTTTTTGGCGCTCATAAGGACTGCCAGGTGGCTCCCCTGACCCATGTGTTCCAGAGGCAGAAG TCAGAGCTCAGTGATGGTATTGCTGTACTTGTGGGAAGCAACGATAGAGTCCAGGGTGTGATCAGCCAGCTGGAGGACACCTGTAAAACTATTGAG GAGTGCtgcagaaagcagaaacaggacCTGTGTGAGAAGTTTGATCACCTATACGGCATCCTGGAGGAGAGGAAGACTGAAATGACCCAAGCCATCACTCGAACACAGGAGGAGAAACTGGAACATGTCCGAACTCTTATCAGGAAGTATTCCGATCACCTGGAGAACGTATCCAAGTTGGTGGAGTCAGGAATCCAGTTCATGGATGAGCCTGAAATGGCAGTATTTCTGCAG AATGCCAAGACCCTGTTGCAAAA GATCGTGGAAGCATCAAAGGCATTTCAGATGGAGAAACTAGAACAAGGTTATGAGATCATGAGCAACTTCACTGTCAATCtcaatagagaagaaaaaattatCCGTGAAATTGACTTTTCTAGAG aagaggaagatgaagaagatgcgGGAGAAAtagatgaagaaggagaaggagaggatgcAGTAGAAGTAGAAGAGGCAGAAAATGTTCAAATAGCATCTTCAGGGGAAGTGGAGACTCTGGAGGAAGCTGCAGAGCCCTCTCAGCTGGCCGCAGAGCTCCAGGTCGCCCCAGAGCCACTACCTTCTTCCTCTCCAGAACCATTGTCATCCATGCCACCTGCTGCAGATGTCCTGCTGACACAG GGGGAGGTGGTGCCCATTGGCTCTCAGCAGACCACACAGTCTGAAACTTCAGGCCCTTCAGCAGCGGAAACTGCGGATCCCTTGTTTTACCCTAGTTGGTATAAAGGCCAAAGCCGGAAAACCAGCTCCAACCCACCTTGCACTCATGGGAGTGAAGGTCTGGGTCAAATAGGGCCTCTGGGCACTGAGGATTCCAGTGTGCAGTCCGCAGAAGTGGCAGAAGCCGCAACCAATGAGCAGGCAGCAGTGAGTGGTAAGGAGTCTAGTTCAACTGCAGCTACCTCTCAG
- the Trim55 gene encoding tripartite motif-containing protein 55 isoform X2, whose amino-acid sequence MSTSLNYKSFSKEQQTMDNLEKQLICPICLEMFTKPVVILPCQHNLCRKCASDIFQASNPYLPTRGGTTVASGGRFRCPSCRHEVVLDRHGVYGLQRNLLVENIIDIYKQESTRPEKKLDQPMCEEHEEERINIYCLNCEVPTCSLCKVFGAHKDCQVAPLTHVFQRQKSELSDGIAVLVGSNDRVQGVISQLEDTCKTIEECCRKQKQDLCEKFDHLYGILEERKTEMTQAITRTQEEKLEHVRTLIRKYSDHLENVSKLVESGIQFMDEPEMAVFLQNAKTLLQKIVEASKAFQMEKLEQGYEIMSNFTVNLNREEKIIREIDFSREEEDEEDAGEIDEEGEGEDAVEVEEAENVQIASSGEVETLEEAAEPSQLAAELQVAPEPLPSSSPEPLSSMPPAADVLLTQGEVVPIGSQQTTQSETSGPSAAETADPLFYPSWYKGQSRKTSSNPPCTHGSEGLGQIGPLGTEDSSVQSAEVAEAATNEQAAVSGKESSSTAATSQELAICLALLAFLILYYIWSQIQCLIFALMDWI is encoded by the exons ATGAGCACTTCTCTGAATTACAAGTCTTTCTCCAAAGAGCAGCAGACCATGGATAACTTGGAAAAGCAACTGATATGTCCCATCTGCCTAGAGATGTTCACGAAGCCTGTGGTCATTCTCCCTTGCCAGCACAACCTGTGCAGGAAGTGTGCCAGTGACATCTTCCAG GCCTCTAACCCGTACTTACCCACAAGAGGAGGTACCACCGTGGCATCGGGGGGCCGCTTCCGCTGTCCCTCCTGCAGACATGAGGTGGTGTTAGACAGACATGGGGTCTATGGATTGCAGAGGAACCTGCTCGTGGAAAACATTATTGATATCTACAAGCAGGAATCCACCAG GCCAGAAAAAAAATTGGACCAGCCCATGTGTGAAGAGCATGAAGAGGAACGCATCAACATCTACTGTCTGAACTGTGAAGTGCCCACCTGCTCCTTGTGCAAGGTTTTTGGCGCTCATAAGGACTGCCAGGTGGCTCCCCTGACCCATGTGTTCCAGAGGCAGAAG TCAGAGCTCAGTGATGGTATTGCTGTACTTGTGGGAAGCAACGATAGAGTCCAGGGTGTGATCAGCCAGCTGGAGGACACCTGTAAAACTATTGAG GAGTGCtgcagaaagcagaaacaggacCTGTGTGAGAAGTTTGATCACCTATACGGCATCCTGGAGGAGAGGAAGACTGAAATGACCCAAGCCATCACTCGAACACAGGAGGAGAAACTGGAACATGTCCGAACTCTTATCAGGAAGTATTCCGATCACCTGGAGAACGTATCCAAGTTGGTGGAGTCAGGAATCCAGTTCATGGATGAGCCTGAAATGGCAGTATTTCTGCAG AATGCCAAGACCCTGTTGCAAAA GATCGTGGAAGCATCAAAGGCATTTCAGATGGAGAAACTAGAACAAGGTTATGAGATCATGAGCAACTTCACTGTCAATCtcaatagagaagaaaaaattatCCGTGAAATTGACTTTTCTAGAG aagaggaagatgaagaagatgcgGGAGAAAtagatgaagaaggagaaggagaggatgcAGTAGAAGTAGAAGAGGCAGAAAATGTTCAAATAGCATCTTCAGGGGAAGTGGAGACTCTGGAGGAAGCTGCAGAGCCCTCTCAGCTGGCCGCAGAGCTCCAGGTCGCCCCAGAGCCACTACCTTCTTCCTCTCCAGAACCATTGTCATCCATGCCACCTGCTGCAGATGTCCTGCTGACACAG GGGGAGGTGGTGCCCATTGGCTCTCAGCAGACCACACAGTCTGAAACTTCAGGCCCTTCAGCAGCGGAAACTGCGGATCCCTTGTTTTACCCTAGTTGGTATAAAGGCCAAAGCCGGAAAACCAGCTCCAACCCACCTTGCACTCATGGGAGTGAAGGTCTGGGTCAAATAGGGCCTCTGGGCACTGAGGATTCCAGTGTGCAGTCCGCAGAAGTGGCAGAAGCCGCAACCAATGAGCAGGCAGCAGTGAGTGGTAAGGAGTCTAGTTCAACTGCAGCTACCTCTCAG GAGTTAGCAATCTGCCTAGCACTTCTGGCTTTTCTTATTCTCTACTACATCTGGAGTCAGATTCAGTGCTTGATTTTTGCTTTAATGG
- the Trim55 gene encoding tripartite motif-containing protein 55 isoform X3, translating to MSTSLNYKSFSKEQQTMDNLEKQLICPICLEMFTKPVVILPCQHNLCRKCASDIFQASNPYLPTRGGTTVASGGRFRCPSCRHEVVLDRHGVYGLQRNLLVENIIDIYKQESTRPEKKLDQPMCEEHEEERINIYCLNCEVPTCSLCKVFGAHKDCQVAPLTHVFQRQKSELSDGIAVLVGSNDRVQGVISQLEDTCKTIEECCRKQKQDLCEKFDHLYGILEERKTEMTQAITRTQEEKLEHVRTLIRKYSDHLENVSKLVESGIQFMDEPEMAVFLQNAKTLLQKIVEASKAFQMEKLEQGYEIMSNFTVNLNREEKIIREIDFSREEEDEEDAGEIDEEGEGEDAVEVEEAENVQIASSGEVETLEEAAEPSQLAAELQVAPEPLPSSSPEPLSSMPPAADVLLTQGEVVPIGSQQTTQSETSGPSAAETADPLFYPSWYKGQSRKTSSNPPCTHGSEGLGQIGPLGTEDSSVQSAEVAEAATNEQAAVSGKESSSTAATSQCSSSVGSEMHSSEALMFSHLKLFHSRPQAPSL from the exons ATGAGCACTTCTCTGAATTACAAGTCTTTCTCCAAAGAGCAGCAGACCATGGATAACTTGGAAAAGCAACTGATATGTCCCATCTGCCTAGAGATGTTCACGAAGCCTGTGGTCATTCTCCCTTGCCAGCACAACCTGTGCAGGAAGTGTGCCAGTGACATCTTCCAG GCCTCTAACCCGTACTTACCCACAAGAGGAGGTACCACCGTGGCATCGGGGGGCCGCTTCCGCTGTCCCTCCTGCAGACATGAGGTGGTGTTAGACAGACATGGGGTCTATGGATTGCAGAGGAACCTGCTCGTGGAAAACATTATTGATATCTACAAGCAGGAATCCACCAG GCCAGAAAAAAAATTGGACCAGCCCATGTGTGAAGAGCATGAAGAGGAACGCATCAACATCTACTGTCTGAACTGTGAAGTGCCCACCTGCTCCTTGTGCAAGGTTTTTGGCGCTCATAAGGACTGCCAGGTGGCTCCCCTGACCCATGTGTTCCAGAGGCAGAAG TCAGAGCTCAGTGATGGTATTGCTGTACTTGTGGGAAGCAACGATAGAGTCCAGGGTGTGATCAGCCAGCTGGAGGACACCTGTAAAACTATTGAG GAGTGCtgcagaaagcagaaacaggacCTGTGTGAGAAGTTTGATCACCTATACGGCATCCTGGAGGAGAGGAAGACTGAAATGACCCAAGCCATCACTCGAACACAGGAGGAGAAACTGGAACATGTCCGAACTCTTATCAGGAAGTATTCCGATCACCTGGAGAACGTATCCAAGTTGGTGGAGTCAGGAATCCAGTTCATGGATGAGCCTGAAATGGCAGTATTTCTGCAG AATGCCAAGACCCTGTTGCAAAA GATCGTGGAAGCATCAAAGGCATTTCAGATGGAGAAACTAGAACAAGGTTATGAGATCATGAGCAACTTCACTGTCAATCtcaatagagaagaaaaaattatCCGTGAAATTGACTTTTCTAGAG aagaggaagatgaagaagatgcgGGAGAAAtagatgaagaaggagaaggagaggatgcAGTAGAAGTAGAAGAGGCAGAAAATGTTCAAATAGCATCTTCAGGGGAAGTGGAGACTCTGGAGGAAGCTGCAGAGCCCTCTCAGCTGGCCGCAGAGCTCCAGGTCGCCCCAGAGCCACTACCTTCTTCCTCTCCAGAACCATTGTCATCCATGCCACCTGCTGCAGATGTCCTGCTGACACAG GGGGAGGTGGTGCCCATTGGCTCTCAGCAGACCACACAGTCTGAAACTTCAGGCCCTTCAGCAGCGGAAACTGCGGATCCCTTGTTTTACCCTAGTTGGTATAAAGGCCAAAGCCGGAAAACCAGCTCCAACCCACCTTGCACTCATGGGAGTGAAGGTCTGGGTCAAATAGGGCCTCTGGGCACTGAGGATTCCAGTGTGCAGTCCGCAGAAGTGGCAGAAGCCGCAACCAATGAGCAGGCAGCAGTGAGTGGTAAGGAGTCTAGTTCAACTGCAGCTACCTCTCAG TGTTCCTCTTCTGTAGGCTCAGAGATGCACTCCTCAGAAGCCTTGATGTTCAGCCATCTAAAACTGTTTCACTCAAGGCCCCAAGCTCCCTCCCTATAG